One window from the genome of Nocardioides panaciterrulae encodes:
- a CDS encoding ABC transporter ATP-binding protein gives MLEVSGVSAGYGRAEVLWDIDLTVKEKEIVALVGPNGAGKTTLLRALSGMVATTAGSISFRGTTVQGRSIEQIVDLGISHVPEGRRLFPGLTVRDNLRLGGWRVKNTDIDRVVEMFPRLGERLGQVAGSMSGGEQQMCAIGRGLMSRPELMMIDELSLGLAPVVVEEIAERLPDIAADGTSILLVEQDVDTALTVAERAYVLETGRIVLSGKAGELLADPRVQESYLGIG, from the coding sequence ATGCTTGAGGTCAGTGGAGTCAGCGCCGGGTACGGCCGGGCCGAGGTCCTGTGGGACATCGACCTGACCGTCAAGGAGAAGGAGATCGTCGCCCTGGTCGGCCCGAACGGCGCCGGGAAGACCACGTTGCTCCGGGCGCTGTCCGGGATGGTGGCGACGACCGCCGGCTCGATCTCGTTCCGCGGCACCACGGTGCAGGGGCGCTCGATCGAGCAGATCGTGGACCTCGGCATCTCCCACGTCCCCGAGGGCCGTCGGTTGTTCCCGGGCCTGACGGTCCGCGACAACCTGCGGCTGGGTGGCTGGCGGGTCAAGAACACCGACATCGACCGGGTGGTCGAGATGTTCCCCCGGCTGGGTGAGCGCCTCGGGCAGGTGGCCGGCAGCATGTCGGGCGGCGAGCAGCAGATGTGCGCGATCGGGCGTGGGCTGATGAGTCGGCCCGAGCTGATGATGATCGACGAGCTGTCGCTGGGGCTGGCGCCGGTCGTGGTCGAGGAGATCGCGGAGCGGCTGCCCGACATCGCCGCCGACGGTACGTCGATCCTGCTGGTCGAGCAGGACGTGGACACGGCGCTGACCGTCGCGGAGCGTGCCTACGTCCTGGAGACCGGCCGGATCGTGCTGTCCGGCAAGGCCGGCGAGCTGCTCGCGGACCCCCGGGTCCAGGAGAGCTACCTCGGCATCGGCTGA
- a CDS encoding ATP-binding cassette domain-containing protein — protein sequence MTALLETQGLGRRFGGLQAVSDVSFGVPAGQVLGVIGPNGAGKSTFINLVTGHIKPSSGKVLIGGKDMTGAKPWAIAHAGVARTFQIVKPFRGMTVRENVAVGVLYGPSHSGRMASALERADQVLEEVGIVHLGGRAPGELSVADARRLEFAKALALDPKLLLLDEVMAGLRPSEIEPSLELILGLKERGLTVIVVEHVMKAILAVSDQVMVLHQGQILTSGDPRTVLSDPRVIEAYLGKRYADRREGRANA from the coding sequence GTGACCGCGCTGCTCGAGACTCAGGGGCTCGGCCGACGTTTCGGCGGCCTCCAGGCCGTCTCGGACGTGTCCTTCGGCGTTCCCGCCGGCCAGGTCCTCGGCGTGATCGGACCGAACGGGGCCGGCAAGAGCACCTTCATCAACCTGGTCACCGGTCACATCAAGCCCAGCTCGGGCAAGGTGCTGATCGGCGGCAAGGACATGACCGGCGCCAAGCCGTGGGCGATCGCGCACGCCGGGGTCGCGCGCACCTTCCAGATCGTCAAGCCCTTCCGCGGGATGACGGTGCGGGAGAACGTCGCGGTCGGTGTGCTCTACGGACCCTCCCACAGCGGGCGGATGGCCAGCGCGCTCGAACGCGCCGACCAGGTGCTCGAAGAGGTGGGGATCGTGCACCTCGGCGGCCGGGCCCCCGGTGAGCTGTCGGTGGCCGACGCCCGGCGTCTGGAGTTCGCCAAGGCCCTGGCGCTCGATCCGAAGCTGCTCCTGCTCGACGAGGTGATGGCGGGGCTGCGGCCCAGCGAGATCGAGCCGAGCCTGGAGCTGATCCTCGGCCTGAAGGAGCGGGGGCTGACCGTCATCGTCGTCGAGCACGTGATGAAGGCGATCCTCGCCGTCAGCGACCAGGTGATGGTGCTGCACCAGGGTCAGATCCTGACCTCCGGCGATCCCCGCACGGTGCTCTCGGACCCCCGGGTCATCGAGGCCTACCTCGGTAAACGCTACGCCGACCGTCGGGAAGGGCGGGCCAATGCTTGA
- a CDS encoding branched-chain amino acid ABC transporter permease, protein MATTVTSPEAEAAPAASAAQSPVRRWGPWGLGILALVAMLVLQSQLYVGQERTVAAIFMFVALAQGWNLIGGFTGYACFGQVVFFGIGGYFTAVAMVHWQVNFWTALVASGIVAALFGAVIGLPLLRLKGHYFAIATLGVAEGMREVVTNLPDLTGGGAGITIPTVGDQAPTAYLGNDGFYLLFLALAALSVLVGGLVSRNKFGFALRAINQDEDAAASMGINTTWAKVAAFSLSGFITGLVGATYAFQQAVIFPERLFSVDITVLMVVMVVIGGSGTVLGPLLGAVVLQFLSEYLRQNFTSAHTFILGVIIIIAVILIPQGAVNYFREARRTGEYSLLANVRRYRL, encoded by the coding sequence ATGGCCACGACAGTCACGTCCCCGGAAGCCGAGGCGGCACCCGCCGCGTCGGCGGCCCAGAGCCCGGTGCGGCGGTGGGGCCCCTGGGGCCTCGGCATCCTGGCGCTCGTGGCCATGCTCGTGCTCCAGAGCCAGCTCTACGTCGGCCAGGAGCGGACCGTCGCGGCGATCTTCATGTTCGTCGCCCTGGCCCAGGGCTGGAACCTGATCGGCGGGTTCACCGGCTACGCCTGTTTCGGTCAGGTGGTGTTCTTCGGGATCGGCGGCTACTTCACCGCGGTCGCGATGGTGCACTGGCAGGTCAACTTCTGGACGGCCCTGGTGGCCAGCGGGATCGTCGCCGCGCTGTTCGGCGCGGTGATCGGCCTGCCGCTGCTCCGCCTCAAGGGGCACTACTTCGCGATCGCCACCCTCGGGGTCGCCGAAGGCATGCGGGAGGTCGTCACGAACCTGCCCGACCTGACCGGTGGCGGCGCGGGGATCACGATCCCGACCGTCGGGGACCAGGCCCCCACGGCCTACCTCGGCAACGACGGCTTCTACCTGCTGTTCCTCGCGCTGGCGGCGCTCTCCGTGCTGGTCGGCGGCCTGGTGTCGCGCAACAAGTTCGGGTTCGCCCTGCGCGCGATCAACCAGGACGAGGACGCGGCGGCGTCGATGGGGATCAACACCACCTGGGCGAAGGTCGCCGCGTTCAGCCTGTCGGGGTTCATCACCGGCCTGGTCGGCGCGACCTACGCGTTCCAGCAGGCGGTGATCTTCCCCGAGCGGCTGTTCAGCGTCGACATCACCGTGCTGATGGTGGTGATGGTCGTGATCGGCGGCAGCGGGACGGTCCTCGGGCCGCTGCTCGGTGCGGTCGTGCTGCAGTTCCTCTCGGAGTACCTGCGCCAGAACTTCACCAGCGCCCACACGTTCATCCTCGGGGTGATCATCATCATCGCGGTCATCCTGATCCCCCAGGGCGCGGTGAACTACTTCAGGGAGGCCCGGCGAACGGGTGAGTACTCCTTGCTGGCCAACGTTCGGAGGTACCGACTGTGA
- a CDS encoding ABC transporter permease subunit: MTPFLQAALYGLLQGGLLALIAVGFSLVWGVMNVVNLAHGSFVILGAYVGWEMNTKLGWDPFLAMFVSAAVLFALGYLIQRFVINLVINGPIFITLLLTFGLDLLIVQGMNIVFSGNYRSIHTGYASTGLDLGSVRVPVGRLLAFGVAVLLTVALVYLVSRTRVGTSIMATGMDRGAARLMGIRSRHVYALTFGIAAALAAVAGVMVGTVGTFSPAAAAGYTLLSFVIAVLGGLGNMYGALLGGLVIGLVDSLAGLYLPGTWVNALAFLVLVVVLIFRPSGLVGRAYYSARVEV; this comes from the coding sequence GTGACCCCGTTCCTGCAGGCGGCGCTCTACGGCCTCCTCCAGGGTGGACTTCTGGCACTGATCGCTGTCGGATTCTCCTTGGTGTGGGGCGTGATGAACGTCGTCAACCTCGCGCACGGCTCGTTCGTGATCCTCGGCGCCTACGTGGGCTGGGAGATGAACACCAAGCTGGGCTGGGACCCGTTCCTGGCCATGTTCGTGTCCGCCGCGGTGCTGTTCGCGCTGGGCTACCTCATCCAGCGGTTCGTGATCAACCTGGTCATCAACGGCCCGATCTTCATCACGCTGCTGCTGACCTTCGGGCTCGACCTGCTGATCGTGCAGGGGATGAACATCGTCTTCTCCGGCAACTACCGCAGCATCCACACCGGCTACGCCAGCACCGGCCTGGACCTGGGCAGTGTCCGGGTCCCGGTCGGCCGGTTGCTGGCCTTCGGGGTCGCCGTGCTCCTGACCGTCGCGCTGGTCTACCTGGTCAGCCGCACCCGGGTGGGTACGTCGATCATGGCGACCGGGATGGACCGCGGGGCGGCCCGGTTGATGGGCATCCGCTCCCGGCACGTCTACGCGCTGACCTTCGGGATCGCGGCCGCCCTGGCCGCGGTCGCCGGGGTGATGGTCGGCACCGTCGGGACGTTCAGCCCCGCGGCCGCCGCCGGCTACACACTGCTGTCGTTCGTGATCGCGGTGCTCGGCGGGCTCGGCAACATGTACGGCGCCCTGCTCGGCGGCCTGGTGATCGGCCTCGTCGACTCGCTGGCCGGGCTGTACCTGCCCGGCACCTGGGTCAACGCCCTGGCCTTCCTGGTCCTGGTCGTGGTGCTGATCTTCCGGCCCTCCGGCCTGGTGGGCCGTGCCTACTACTCTGCGCGGGTGGAGGTCTGA